In Haemorhous mexicanus isolate bHaeMex1 chromosome 6, bHaeMex1.pri, whole genome shotgun sequence, a single window of DNA contains:
- the NFKBIA gene encoding NF-kappa-B inhibitor alpha, whose translation MIAARRAAEPPAMDGYEHPKKERQGAFALDDRHDSGLDSMKEEEYRQLVKELEDIRLQPREPPAWAQQLTEDGDTFLHLAIIHEEKALSLEVIQQAAGDRAFLNFQNNLSQTPLHLAVITDQPEIAEHLLKAGCDLEIRDFRGNTPLHIACQQGSLMSVSVLTQYCQPHHLLAVLQAANYNGHTCLHLASIQGYLGIVEYLLSLGADVNAQEPCNGRTALHLAVDLQNSELVSLLVKHGADVNKVTYQGYSPYQLTWGRDNSSIQEQLKQLTTADLQMLPESEDEESSESEPEFTEDELIYDDCLIGGRQLAF comes from the exons ATGATCGCTGCTCGCCGCGCCGCCGAGCCGCCCGCCATGGACGGCTACGAGCACCCCAAGAAGGAGCGTCAGGGCGCCTTTGCGCTCGACGACCGCCACGATAGTGGCCTGGACTCCATGAAAGAGGAGGAGTACCGGCAGCTggtgaaggagctggaggacaTACGGCTGCAGCCCCGCGAGCCGCCcgcctgggcacagcagctgaCGGAGGACGGGGACAC tttTCTGCACTTGGCCATTATTCACGAGGAAAAAGCCCTGAGCCTGGAGGTGATCCAGCAGGCAGCCGGTGACCGGGCTTTCTTGAACTTCCAGAACAACCTCAGCCAG ACTCCTCTTCACCTGGCAGTGATAACTGATCAGCCTGAAATTGCTGAGCATCTTCTGAAGGCCGGATGCGACCTGGAAATCAGGGACTTCCGAGGAAACACCCCCCTGCACATCGCCTGCCAGCAGGGCTCCCTCATGAGCGTCAGCGTGCTCACGCAGTACTGCCAGCCACACCACCTCCTGGCTGTCCTGCAGGCAGCCAACTACAACG GACATACGTGTCTTCATTTAGCATCTATCCAGGGGTACCTGGGTATTGTGGAGTATCTGCTGTCCTTGGGAGCAGATGTAAATGCACAG GAGCCATGCAATGGCAGAACAGCACTACATTTGGCAGTGGATCTGCAGAATTCAGAACTGGTGTCACTTTTGGTGAAACATGGGGCAGACGTGAACAAAGTGACCTATCAGGGCTATTCCCCATATCAACTCACATGGGGAAGAGACAACTCCAGCATACAGGAACAGCTGAAGCAGCTGACCACAGCTGACCTGCAGATGCTGCCAGAaagtgaggatgaagagagCAGTGAATCGGAGCCTGAGTTCACGGAGGATGAA cttATATATGATGACTGCCTTATTGGAGGACGACAGCTGGCATTTTAA